A window of Burkholderiales bacterium genomic DNA:
CGCTCGTCGTCCTGGCATTGACGCTCGAGCGCGAGGGCGACGCCGATGGCGCGCGCGCGGCGATGGCCCAGGCGGTGCGGCTCGCGCCCTCCGACCGGCAGACGCTCCTCGCGTCCGCCGCGTTCGCGCTGCGTTCCGGCGACGAGGCCGGCGCCCTTGGGACGCTGCAACGCGTGGCCGATCTCTATCCCGAGGCATGGGTCAAGCTGTGGCCCGCGCTCACGCAGATGCTCGACGAAGGTCGCCACGCGGAATCGTTTGCCGCGGCTGCGCGCGAGAACCCCGCGTGGTGGCGCTCGTTCTTCGATCACGCGTGCCGGTCGTCGAAGAACGTCGACGCGGTCGAGCGGGTCTTCGTCGTGCGTGCCTCCGCAGGCAAGGCGGGCGAAGCGGAACGGCGCTGCATGATCGACCGGCTCGAGCAGGAGGGCCATTGGGCGCGCGCCTACCAGGCGTGGCTCAACAGCCTGCCGGCCGAACAGCGCCAGCGTGTCGGCAACGTGTTCAACGGCGACTTCGCCTGGCCGATCTCCAATCTCGGGTTCGACTGGTCCACGCCCCGGCGCGACGGCGTCGTGGCCGAGGCGCGGTCGACCGGCGGCGCGATCGGCGGGCGGGCGCTCCTGGTCGAGTTCGTCGACGCGCGCTGGACCGGGACGCCGGTTCAGCAGCACCTGATGCTCGCGCCGGGCCGCTATCGTTTCGAGGGGCAGGGGCGCGTCGACCGGCTCGACACCTGGCTCGGGGTCCAATGGGGGCTCTACTGCGTGCCGGCGCCGGGTGGGGCAGAGCGCCAGCTCGCCCGGACCGGCCGGTTTCGGGGTACCTCGGCCTGGGAGGCCTGGGACGAGCCGTTCGCGGTCCCGAAGGACTGCCCGGTCCAGTTGCTCCGGCTCGAACTCGCCAATCCCCGCGCGGACGCGGCCACGCCGGGGAATGTTGCGGCCAGGCTCCAGGGCCTCGCGTGGTTCGACGGCCTCCGCGTCCGGAGCCTTGACTAGCAGGGGGCGGGATCGGCGATAATGCCCCCAAAGCTGCCGGGCCGGACCGGTCGGGCGCGAAACAGCGAGCCAATGTCATGAAAATGCGGAGTTGGGCCACGATTGTCGCGATGACGGCGGCGCTCGGCGCGACGCCGGCGGCCGCGCAGCAGGCGGGCACCATCGCCCGGCTCTCCAATCTCGAGGGCAACGTGATGGTGAGTCAGGGCGACGGCATGGTCGCCGCGGTGAAGGACCAGCGCGTGCCCGCCGGCACCCGCGTGCTCACGATGTCCGGCGGCAAGGTGACGATCAACTACGACGTCGGCTGCGCAATCCGGCTCTCCGAGAACCAGCGCTTCACCGTGCGGGCAGGCGAGTGCGGCATCCTCCTCTCCGAAGTGGCCACGATCGTGCCGACGGCGGCGGTTGCCACCGGCGTGGCGGCGGCCTCGTTCGCCTCGGCCGCGCCGCTCATGGCGATCGGCGTCGGGCTGGGCGTCGGCACCTACGAGACGTTCCGCAACAACTCCAGCGATTCGGTGAGCCCCAACTGATCGCGACCGCGACCGGCGCGCCGATCGACGACGTGGAGCCTGCGGGCTCCACGTTTTTTTGGGCGCTCGCGGCGTTGGTCCTCGCGGCGCCGCTCTATCGCGGGGGCAACCGCGCGCTGCCGCTCGTCGCGCTCGAACTCGTGGCGATCGGATTGCTGCTGGCGCTCGCGTTCCGGCGGATCCACGGGCATGCGGCTTCGCCTCGGCCGCGCACGCTCACCGCCGCGATCGCGATCCTCCTCGTGTGGCCGCTCGTGCAGCTCGTTCCGCTGCCGGTGTCGGTGTGGCAGGCGCTGCCCGGGCACGCACCGTACGCGGACGTGCTCGGGCGATTCGCGGTGGAGGGCGCCGCGCTCGCGCCGCGCGCGATCTCGATCGATCCGTCGTCCACCGAGTACGGGTGGCTCGCTCTGCTGCCGCCGCTGGCCGCGCTCGTCGCGGTGCGTTCGCTCGCCAGCGCGCAGGTCGTCTGGCTGCTCACGGCGATGGCCGTCGGCGCGGGGCTGCAGGGCGTGCTGGGTCTCCTGCAGGTGATCGGCGGCGCGTCCTCGCCGCTCAACTTCGGCAATGCGCACGGCGGCGGCATGGCCACCGGCACGTTCGTCAACCGCAACCACCTCGCCGCGCTCCTCGCGATGACGCTGCCGGTGATCGTCGGGCTCGTCGTCTACGGCGTGCGCCGCGGAAGGCACGAGGCGGCGCGGGGCCGCGCCGGCGACGCCAACGCGCTCGCGCAGCGCGCGCTGCTCTTCGCGAGCGCGATCGTCGTGCTGCTGGGACTCGTGTTCACGGCGTCGCGCGC
This region includes:
- a CDS encoding O-antigen ligase family protein, translated to MEPAGSTFFWALAALVLAAPLYRGGNRALPLVALELVAIGLLLALAFRRIHGHAASPRPRTLTAAIAILLVWPLVQLVPLPVSVWQALPGHAPYADVLGRFAVEGAALAPRAISIDPSSTEYGWLALLPPLAALVAVRSLASAQVVWLLTAMAVGAGLQGVLGLLQVIGGASSPLNFGNAHGGGMATGTFVNRNHLAALLAMTLPVIVGLVVYGVRRGRHEAARGRAGDANALAQRALLFASAIVVLLGLVFTASRAGIATALVGLAMTALLLVPGRGSVRRARWTVVALVLTGFALAAGIGLAPVLDRFAPDALELSGDGRFALYAATLGAAVDFLPFGSGLSTFATVFPRYQAGAFGGYVDFAHNDYLQAFLELGIAGALVAALLVAAWISGMASLLRRSSGRSFTLLQLAAGVGMLPLALHSVFDFSLHMPGNAVWFAALFGVLLHPGVPETERARTSRSGREDEVAGAAT